A section of the Myxocyprinus asiaticus isolate MX2 ecotype Aquarium Trade chromosome 22, UBuf_Myxa_2, whole genome shotgun sequence genome encodes:
- the slu7 gene encoding pre-mRNA-splicing factor SLU7 produces the protein MSMEESKGSEGIVDLEEPKKMTREDWRKKKELEEQRKLGNAPAEVDEEGKDINPHIPQYISSVPWYIDPSKRPTLKHQRPQEENQKQFTPIGEWYKRGVQEKSVSTKFRKGACENCGAMTHKKKDCMERPRKVGAKFSGTAFAPDEHQQIQLSMDYDGKRDRWNGYDPDDHMRIVEEYSKVDLAKRTLKAQKLQEELASGKLMDQANSRKHIDDDAQEHSSEDEDEDKYVDDFDMPGQNFDSKRRITVRNLRIREDIAKYLRNLDPNSAYYDPKTRAMRENPYSNAGKNPEEVGYAGDNFVRYSGDTISMAQTQLFAWEAYEKGSEVHLQADPTKLELLHQSYRVKKDEFKEKQKESILERYGGQEHLDAPPRELLLAQTEEYVEYSRHGAVLKGQEKAVACSKYEEDVLINNHTCIWGSYWKDGYWGYKCCHSMVKQSYCTGEAGKKVSNNSCIPFEEYVEEAEKNEEPKTLLQMHQEKMKDKKKKKKSKKHSSKDTDSSDEEDEAKKKEKLKKALSAEEQRLKQVAELMQVDERKRPYNSLKEVREPTEEEMEAFRMKRYRADDPMAPFLGK, from the exons AGAAAATTGGGAAACGCTCCAGCTGAGGTCGACGAGGAGGGAAA GGATATCAACCCTCATATTCCCCAGTACATCTCATCTGTCCCGTGGTACATCGACCCCTCGAAGAGACCCACCCTCAAGCATCAGAGGCCTCAGGAAGAGAACCAGAAACAATTTACACCCATTGGAGAATGGTACAAAAGAGGTGTACAAGAA AAATCAGTAAGCACGAAATTCAGAAAAGGCGCATGTGAAAACTGTGGTGCCATGACACATAAAAAGAAGGACTGCATGGAG AGACCCAGAAAGGTTGGGGCAAAGTTTTCAGGCACAGCCTTTGCCCCAGATGAACACCAACAGATTCAGCTCTCAATGGATTATGATGGAAAGAGAGACCGCTGGAATGGGTATGACCCTGATGATCACATGCGCATTGtagaggagtattcaaaagttgaTCTG GCAAAGCGTACCCTCAAAGCTCAGAAGCTGCAGGAGGAGTTGGCATCTGGAAAACTAATGGATCAAGCG AACTCAAGGAAGCATATTGATGATGACGCACAG GAGCACAGCAGTGAAGATGAGGACGAGGACAAATATGTTGATGACTTTGACATGCCTGGACAAAACTTTGACTCCAAGAGACGTATTACAGTTAGAAACCTGAGAATCCGAGAGGACATTGCTAAG TACCTACGAAATTTGGATCCAAATTCAGCCTACTACGACCCCAAGACTCGAGCCATGAGGGAAAACCCATATTCTAATGCTGGCAAGAATCCAGAAGA GGTGGGCTACGCTGGAGACAACTTTGTGCGCTATTCTGGAGACACCATCTCCATGGCCCAGACACAAC TCTTTGCTTGGGAAGCGTATGAGAAGGGATCTGAAGTTCACCTCCAGGCAGATCCAACCAAACTGGAGCTGCTGCATCAGTCCTACAGAGTCAAAAAGGATGAATTcaaagagaaacagaaagagagcaTCTTGGAAAGG TATGGTGGTCAGGAACACTTGGATGCCCCTCCACGAGAACTTCTGCTAGCTCAGACAGAGGAGTATGTTGAGTATTCGCGTCACGGTGCAGTGTTGAAGGGACAGGAGAAAGCTGTGGCCTGCTCTAAGTATGAGGAGGATGTGCTCATTAATAACCACACG TGTATCTGGGGATCATACTGGAAAGATGGCTATTGGGGTTACAAATGCTGCCACTCGATGGTGAAGCAAAGTTACTGTACAGGGGAAGCTGGAAAGAAAGTATCA AATAATTCATGTATTCCATTTGAAGAGTATGTAGAGGAGGCCGAAAAGAATGAAGAGCCAAAGACCCTTCTACAG ATGCACCAGGAAAAGATGAAAgacaagaaaaagaagaaaaagagcaagaaGCATAGCAGCAAAGATACTGACAGCAGTGATGAGGAGGATGAAGCAAAGAAGAAAGAGAAGCTGAAGAAG gCATTGAGTGCGGAGGAGCAGAGGCTGAAGCAGGTGGCTGAACTGATGCAGGTGGACGAAAGGAAGCGGCCGTACAACAGCCTTAAGGAAGTCCGTGAACctacagaggaggagatggaAGCTTTCCGCATGAAACGTTACCGTGCTGACGACCCTATGGCTCCTTTCCTGGGGAAGTAA
- the c1qtnf2 gene encoding complement C1q tumor necrosis factor-related protein 2: MQISFLWHSCIMYHLALVVCLLSLFSVLTVDSSNKKGRNFTIHSSQLSCSLPGPQGPPGSPGASGPCGKVGKMGMPGIDGEDGKDGDRGEKGEKGEQGRPGNPGKHGLKGRPGLVGKSGPRGLKGVRGAPGMSGAKGIKGEMGDGGETGAPGGCDCGKEARSAFSVAVTKSYPKERMPIRFNRILMNEGEHYNATTGKFNCAIPGVYYFTYDITLANKHLAIGLVHNGQYKIRTFDANTGNHDVASGSTVLRLEKGDQVWLQIFYSEQNGLFFDPFWTDSLFTGFLIYADQVALNAVDVTNSGSS; encoded by the exons ATGCAAATATCATTCCTCTG GCACAGCTGCATCATGTATCATTTAGCGTTGGTTGTTTGCCTGCTGTCTCTCTTCTCTGTGCTGACTGTAGACTCCTCAAACAAGAAGGGACGCAACTTCACCATCCATTCATCTCAGCTCAGCTGCAGCTTGCCAGGCCCTCAGGGCCCTCCAGGGAGTCCAGGTGCTTCAGGTCCCTGTGGCAAGGTAGGCAAGATGGGCATGCCAGGTATCGATGGTGAGGATGGCAAGGATGGTGATAGGGGAGAGAAGGGAGAGAAAG GTGAACAGGGTCGTCCTGGGAATCCTGGTAAACATGGACTAAAAGGGCGCCCAGGACTTGTTGGGAAGTCAGGGCCAAGGGGCCTGAAGGGGGTGCGAGGGGCACCTGGTATGTCTGGAGCTAAGGGGATAAAAGGGGAAATGGGCGATGGTGGGGAGACCGGTGCCCCTGGAGGCTGTGATTGTGGAAAAGAGGCACGATCGGCTTTCTCAGTAGCAGTAACCAAGAGCTATCCCAAGGAGCGCATGCCCATCCGCTTTAACCGCATTTTAATGAATGAGGGTGAGCACTACAATGCCACTACTGGCAAGTTTAACTGTGCGATCCCTGGTGTGTATTACTTCACATATGACATCACATTGGCTAACAAGCATCTGGCAATCGGGCTTGTCCACAACGGCCAGTATAAGATCAGAACATTTGATGCCAACACAGGGAACCATGACGTGGCCTCGGGTTCAACAGTACTTCGACTAGAGAAAGGAGATCAGGTCTGGCTTCAGATCTTCTATTCTGAACAAAATGGACTATTCTTTGATCCATTCTGGACTGACAGTCTTTTCACAGGATTTCTCATTTATGCTGATCAGGTTGCCCTAAATGCGGTGGATGTGACCAATTCTGGATCTTCCTGA